Proteins co-encoded in one Myotis daubentonii chromosome 8, mMyoDau2.1, whole genome shotgun sequence genomic window:
- the LOC132239679 gene encoding mitochondrial pyruvate carrier 1-like, with protein sequence MAAMIALWRKAWDYVKTKEFRDYVTSTHLWGPVFNWGLPLAAFKDMKASPEIISGRMTTALIFYSLAFMRFAYRVQPRNRLLMACHGTNVVAQSVQGSRLLIHRYSGVKAAADTDTDTNTDTKADTDTTECESEYLCDPGDCCF encoded by the coding sequence ATGGCAGCGATGATTGCGCTGTGGCGGAAGGCATGGGACTACGTGAAGACCAAGGAGTTTCGGGATTATGTGACCAGCACACACCTTTGGGGTCCCGTATTCAACTGGGGCCTGCCGCTGGCTGCCTTTAAGGACATGAAGGCGTCCCCGGAGATCATCAGCGGCCGCATGACCACGGCGCTCATCTTCTACTCGCTGGCCTTCATGCGCTTCGCTTACCGCGTGCAGCCTCGCAACCGGCTGCTGATGGCCTGCCACGGCACCAACGTGGTGGCGCAGAGTGTGCAGGGCAGCCGCCTGCTCATCCACCGCTACAGCGGCGTGAAGGCGGCTGCTGACACCGACACTGACACCAACACCGACACCAAAGCCGACACCGACACCACGGAGTGCGAGAGCGAGTACCTCTGCGACCCTGGGGATTGCTGCTTCTAG